The following DNA comes from Patescibacteria group bacterium.
TCGCTCTTTACTACTATTGCTTTCTGCGCCTTTACCGGTTGATAAACAATTTTTTCTTCCTTAAAAGGCTCAAAAACTCCGCCCCTGATTATGCCTATATGCCCGGGCTCATCTACCGGTATATCTTCTTCTAATCCTTCTAAAGTTAACGAAGATAATTTTAATCTTTCATATAAATCCAATAGCGTTTTAACTCTGACTTTTTCCTCTTCATTTAAATTTTTTATGTTTTTATTATTGGTAAAATATTGGATTCTTTTTATATTATCAACCGCGTCTGAACCTAAATTGCTATTGTAATCTAAAATCCAGTTACCCACGGTTGAAATTTTTTCCTGGCTGTTAATAATTAATTTATTTTTAGTCAATTTTTCTTGATTATCTAACAACGCCTGCCTTAATTCTTTCTTAAAATTATCCCTGTCCTGGAAAACTATAAATCCAAGCAAATATGACTTTAACTTCTGCTGGATATCATAATCAGGTATTTTGTATATTCGCGTAAAATTATTTCTAAAAAGATCTATAACTTCATCGTCCGTCAAAATATTTAACACCAGCCACTTTAATCTTGTAATTATCTTTTTATATTCAACATATAAATAATAATTTTTATCTTTAAAATCTTTAGTTTGATTTAAGGCCTGCTCCAGCGAGGTGATTAATTTAGAGGCTTCATGAACTTCATCATAAATCATCATATCTTGCGCCCGATTTTTAATCTGTTTAAAAAATTCTTCGCTTTTTAATTTTTCTTCATTATATAACATAAACATTTAAATTCTAAGTTGATTTTTTTATTTCTCAACTGCTCTTAGATCGCTTTTTACTCTAATAGTCGCTCATCTTGCCAGGCTTCACTCCTTCACTTTTTCGGTTCTTTATCTCCTTCTTTTTTGGTAGATTTTCTTATAACCATACCATCTCCTCTTAATTTTTCTCTTACACCACTAAGCACGCCCTCGGCATTTTTTATTTCCTCGCCAATTTTTTTAAGTTCTGCCGGTGAAGCGTTGCTGGTTTCCGCGTCAATCTTCTTCATTAAAAGATTAGCGATATATTTTTCACCGCCAAACGCAGCGGTTTCCAAGGCTAATTGCTTGTGACTTATAGTACCGCCCTCCTTAGTGGTATAAGATGTGCCTAATTTATCCATTATCTCAACCAAAGATTTCTCTTTAAACTTCCCCCCGTTTCCTTCATACATCATGTAATTTACAAAAGTATTCTCTGCAAAATTTGGATTAAGCCTTTTTCTGTCGTTTACTTCAAGGTCTAGAGTCGGCGCCGTTTTTAAGAAATTTTTTGTGGTTAAACCATTGGCGACAAATCTCCTCTTAATTTTTTTATTATCATCTTCATCTTCATATTGAATCTCGGAACCCTGCCCTATCCTATTTAATTTTCTTAACATAGTTTCCACATCCATCTTCATGGTCTCGCCATGAGCTCTGGACTGTTGCTCCTCGTCGCTTCGTTGATAAAATAATCCATTCTTTTTACCCACGCTTTCGGATAAATTCATATGAGTAACCGCTTTGGCGCGGGAACTAAACTGGCTTTGAATGGAAAGCGCCTCTTGCTCGGATAATCCCATTTTCCCCTGTACATACTGTTTAAAAAATCCTCTCATGCCGGAATTGTCTTGCCTGAAAAATTCTCCTTCTTTGGTTACTACGTTACCATTGTCATCCAAAACATCGGCTTTCGCCCTATGCTTCTGAAGCATTTCATTGCCATGACCAACTTCCACGGCATGTAAAATCATGCCAACCGCCAATTCATTATCGCCATTTTCTATGGCTTTATCAAATGTTTCTACGATTTCATCTTCATTGTCTTTCATTCCGGATTTTTTCGCCGCTTCCTGATAAGCAGTCATACTTTTTTGATGAGCATAAAAAGTTTGCGGCGTTTCATATTTTGCCATTTCTTCTCTTTGTGTTGCTATTTCATTATTAATTTCAGACTTTCTCTTTTCCGTAGTTGCTTTTTCATCTCTTTCTTTTTCTAATTTTTCAATATTTTTTCTAACGCCCCCCGCCTTCCAGGTCGATTGCATAATACCCATCTTTTTCGGATCACCACTCACCTTCCAGGCTCTATTCCATAAAAAACCTTTAGCCGCGGCTTCGGAAAAATCCCTGGACGCACCCAAACCGCCTCTAATCAATTTTCCCTCTTTTAGCATGGAAGCCGATTTTTCTTCTATTCTTATATCTTCTTTTCTTTTCTTTTCCGCCAAAGTTTCTCTGAAACCGGCTATTACTTTTGACGGTCTAATTTCAAAGCCATGTTTAGAAGCGGCAAATTTTCTCGCCGCCCAACTGCCAACTTTTAAACTTCCCCCGCCCATAAGTTTCGGCGCCCTCTTCGCCCAATCCAAACCTTTACCGGCGATACTGGCACCAACACCGCCGATTTGCTGGGTTATCATTAGCCCACCAAGCAACATGCCAATAGAAAGTATAAAAGGCAAAAAATCATTTAAACAAGTAATTTGAGTAATACCAAGATTAATACTAGCGCATTGGCTGGTGCCGGTCTGATTGACGACAATATCACCAATCTTAGTAATCTGTCTTGATGTTATTAGTGCCATCCAAATAAAAAAAGCTAAAACCGGACCATTAATTATATATTTAGTAAATTCCGACCACCATTGGGTTGCGTATTTTTGTCCGGCCGGAAAAGCAGCCGCTAAAAATGCAATGGGTGATAGAACTATATAAATCCATAACATGATTATTCTCATTAAAAAAACCGCCATAGCCACGAACAATACTATGCCGGAAATAATTAAAAACATAATACCAATCAACATACCTGCGACAACTTGGAGCACGCTCCAATCGCCAGTACCCCAATCCTTACTAGCGGTACCCATAAAATATTTAGCCATCTTAACCGTATCAACAAAATTACCAGCGCCTCCCCAAGCATTAACAAAAGTAAGCATTATAACCTGAGACGCGTCTATAATTAAGCCACAAATCGTTCGGGAAAAATTTATTAAAACAGCCATGATTAATAATTTTGGCAATAATTTTTTCCATTCATAACTTGGCAGTCTTAAAATTGTAGCAAAAGCAATTACCAATAAAATTAAAATAAAAAACATATTGCATAAATCTCGCACTATTATCCAAGCATCTATGATTGAAGGCTCACTTATAAAAGTATTATATTGAGTAATGCTTATTAAAGCGCTAATAACTAAACCATTCAGAGCGCCAAATATAGCCATAACTAAAACCGCAATAGTACCCACGGCTATTAAAATTGGTGACGACACTACTGTTTTCACTGCGTCCCATGCAATACCGAGGCCAGAAACATCACCAGCATTTACATCTTTGGGTAATAAAACAACTACCACCGCTAAAATAAATAGCCCAAGTAAAAAATACTTTCTATTAAAATTAACTTTTCTGAATAATTTTTTCATTTTATATTAAAAATTTATTTCACTGATTGCGTGGCCGCCGGTTGCGCCTTGTTAACTTCCCCGGTCATAGTCTTAAAAGTACTTTCGTCGGTAAACATTGCGACAAAACCAACAACTACAAAAAAAATTATTACATCTATAAATATTAGTACCATAACCTCAACCAAACCGGCACTTTTATTTATAATTTTACCGGCTCCGCCGGTTGCTTCAACCGCTTTCGGCGGCAGCCACTCTTCGCCTAATTTACAAAATAGTTCTTCCCCAAAAACACCTTTTAAAAAAACATGAATATTAATCCAAATTGAACTTAAGCCCCAGCTGGGCAATAATGCTTTCCACGCCCACTGCAATGCTCGGCTGGTTATTTTTTTCAGCGGTGATAAAACTTTTTCTTTTATCTTCTCCTTAACCCTTTCTTTAATATTTGACGCCTGCCGCGCCTCTTGAACTCTTTGCCTTAAAGTTTTCTGCTCGCCGGTTGCGTCCGTTTCATCTCCACCCACCTGTCCGCCTGCCGCGCCGCTTTTCTCTTCTTTTAACTTCCTCGCCGCCGCGTCCTGCTCTTTCGGCGCGAGCGTGTTATTCATTAAACTGCTATCTAAATTTTCCATAAGTTTTATTTGTCATTGGAAATTTGTCATTTGTCATTTCCCATTATCTTTCCTTAACCACCACATACCCGGCGAAACTCTGCCAGGAAGCGCAATCATTAATACTATTGCCGCCGTTGCACCAGCCCCAATTATCTTTAATCTTAATCTTCGGCTTAACTTTGCACTCCCCGGTGATTAAACAATCAATACAACTATCGCCTGCGTTTGAACCGCCCGAGCAAGTAAGATTAACACTATTGCACGAACCGCCAGGGCATTGATTCTGGTTGGATTTAGCCTTTAAATCCCAATAACTATATAAATGATATAGCGAATGGGGATTATCCGCGTTAGGCCGATCGCGCATCTCCACGCCGCTGACAATCGTCTGCTCGCCGTCGCCCCAGTCAACCGCGTACATCACCAAAGGCAATTGCTGTGAATCAGTCTGGCTGTTAAAAGTCAGGCTGGCGAATTGGCTGGAAAATAAAGTGACGTTTCCGCTCGCGGCGGCATTGACTTTGATATTGTTTATGGCCGGCGGAATAGCGCAGTAATCGTTCGGATAAATCGGCCGGATATTATTCAAGCATTTATCGGTCGGCGGCCCCCAGGTGGAACCGGCCGCTATTTCATAATGGCCGCCATTCGCGCCTTCCTGCCATTGCCAAGCGCCATAGCTTTTGGCGAAAATCCGCTTGACGGTTTCGTTGCTATGCAAGCTGCCGGCGCGGACGGTTTGCGCTTCCGGCTCGTCAAAGAAAAGCGGCTGATTGCCGTCGCTAGACGGCGGCCGGCTGTCCCATTCGTAAGGATTACTGCTGGGGTAAGGATTTTTAACACCGCCGAAAGGAGGATAATCGGTTAGATAAGTATAACCGCCAGCGGGCACATGGAATGTTTCGGTTATGGCCGGATCATTAGGAATGACATAATCGGTTCCTTTATACATCCGAGCGCTCCAATATTTATTCTGCCCTACCGACGTAACGGCTTGCACTATTTTTTTGCAATATGGAATTTTATAATTTATGGTATATGCTACATCATAGTTTTGTTCGCCGCATTGGTGACTCCCATGGGTTGTAGTATAAGCATAATTTATTCCTTCTAAAGAATTGTCTGCATTAAAAACCACTGAAAAACTAGCGGTCATTCCACTAAAAACGTAGGTAGGCGGAGCCCATGAATTACTTGGCGTTGCCGGCTCCCCGCCCCAACCAGATATGCTCGTAATAAATCTTTTGTCTAAAAACTTTGCTTCATTGGCAGACACTAAACTTGTGAACGTGCTCGCCGGATATGTCCCAGAGCTTGGAGCGCAGACGCTCATTGGCGCTGTAACTGATTTATTATAATATTGCAAATCCGTGCAATAATACACCGGAAATCTGTCATTATATCCGGCGCCTTCTTCTACGCCGTCGCCTTTAACTTTATCAATCGGATACCATAAAAGGCAGGTGTTGGGATCGCCGGGCGCGCGGTCATATTCAAGGCAATAGCCGTACCAGCCTTTTTGCCGGGCGCCCGAATCCTCGTAATAATCGCAGGATAAAGAATCTGATTCAGGATAAAGACGGCAGGCTTGAGCCGTGTACCAATTATCTTTGGAATTTAAAGCCGGCCTGATTTGAATATTGTCAAAATAAAAATTACCCTGGGTGGCCGAGGCCGAATCCGAATAGAGAATAACTTTAATTTGGCTGATATCGTTGCTGAAAATATCAAATCTGCCCAGCTTGAATGTCCAGCCATTGCCGCTAGCTAAAGAAATTTCCGGAGTTAAAGCCATCGGACCCTGGCTTTGGCCTAAGCTGTTAAAAGCTTCGACTTTAATTTTAGCCGAGCCTGATTTTAAATTTATGGTATTGATATTGGCGGTTATGACGTAGCTCGTGGGGTTGCCGGCCGCGCCGCCGACCACTTCAACGAATTCGCTGGTGGCGCTGAAAGTTGAGCCTAATTTCAAAAAATTCTGGCCTTCTATCGCGCGGCCGATGCCTTCGTTTTGGGCTTCAATCGGATTATTAATAACCTTAAAAATATTATCGTTCCAGGAAGTATTTTCCGCCACCCAGCCAAGCGGATAGCCGTTAGAGCCGGCGATTTCAAAATTGCCGTTGGCCAAGTAGGCCATTTCTCCGGCTTGTTTCATGGCGCCTAAAGGATAATAATCGGCTTTTAAGCTGCCGTTTAACAGGCCGACTTTGGCATAACCTGATAAATTGCTGACTTTATCCGCGCCTAAGGCCTCAACCGCCTGGTTTGTTTTATTAGACCTGATAAAGCTGTTGCAATTGCCGTTCTCGTCCACGCCGTCGCATAAACCAACGTCATAACAAGTATTATTGCCTTTTTCGTCTTTAATATAACTCCGGCAGGCCAGCCATTTATCGCAAACACGATCCGGCGTAACTTTTATTATGATATTTGCGTCTTTATCCGCGTCGGCGCCGCTTATCGGTCCGGAGCCGTCAACCGTAATGTCCGCGTCCCAATCAAGTTTGGCCAAACCGGCGCCCGATTGCTTTCTTTCATTAAATAAAACACAATTTTTATTGTAATTAACTATGCCATTACAGCTCTGGCGGTCTAAATTCTGTTTTAATTGATAGTCTATGGCCACTTTTTTTAATTCCACCGTGCCAAGATTATCACCGGCGGTAATCATACAGCTGTTCCCGCCAGTCGCGCCCGAGTAAAAAATTCTGCTGTTGTCATAATCTTCGGCCGGCAGGCTGATAGAGTTCACGGAAGCTGACAAGTTATTGTTATTATCCAAATTATAAATTCCGGCGGCGGGACAGCTGATAGCTAAAGCGCCGGCATCGGCTTTACGCGCCAAGCGATAAACCGTGTTAGCCTCTAAAACTACGTTTTGCGTTAAGCCTTCCCAACCGTCATTGGTATTGGAATTAAGGTCTAAATCCTGAAAACTGCCGTTAAAAATTATACTGGTATTAAATTTGGATAAAGGGTCAAGATATTCGCTGCAGCCTGATTCAGACGCCGCGCAGATTCCGGCCCAATTATTCGCCGGCTGGCTTACTTTATTGCCGATGCCGCCAAAACCGAAAGTTTTATAATCGCTGGTCGGACAGAGGTTGTCTGAAGTTTCCAATTGGCAGATAACATTAGCCGAACAATCCGCGTTGGTTAAGCAGACCGCGCCGTTGTTATCCCCGCAACGTTTAACTTTTTTCTTAAGCCAACTCTGGCCTTCGCCCGCGCCGGCCTGCCGCCGCCATTCGCAAACCTGATCGCCCGGATCTTTAAAATAACTTTCGCCGTCGTCGTAAGAATAAGCTTGGCAGCCGACCGCGTTGGCGGCGCATAAAATCTTATCGTATTTATCCGGATTATTTTTTAGATAAACATCGCCATAAAGCGTGGCGGTTTCGTAGCTATAAGGCTTGCCTAAAAACTCGCAGCCTTTTTGCTCTGACTCGCATAATTTATCTTCATCATAAACCACGTAAGCGAAACTATCTTTAGGCACGGTTACTCTGCTGGCCGCGTCAGCGCTGTTAAATACTTCCTCAAACGGATTGGTTGAATTATGCGTATCAATCATTAATTCGCAGCCTACGGCCGATTCCGAGCATAGTTTGCTGAACTGCTTTAAATAATGCGTTTTATCCGCCCGGTCGGTGTACTCGGCGCAGCCAAGCATAAATTTTTCATGCGGCACGCCCGGCGCCTCTTCATCGCACGAGGCCGGCGTGCGCCAGGAATCTTTAATCAAATAATAGCGGTCAACGATTTCCGTTAAAGTAATATTATCAATATAATAATCTTGGCCCGCTTCCAAAAGCAAAAATTCTTCGGTAGCGACGGCGTGGTTTAAATCGGCTAAATTTGTCCGGAAAATTTGCCAGTCCGAGGTTAAGCGCACCGGAGCAAAGCTGGCCTTAACGGCCGTATTATTAGTAAAGCTTAAATTCAAATCTGTTCCTGCCGCGGCTTTGGCGATAAAACTTAAAGTATAGGATTTACCCGAAGTTACCGCGCTACCGACCGGACGCTTGGCTTTGCCCGGGCTTTGAATTTTAATTGAATTGCCCGGCAAACTAAGCGCTTCGTTTGAAGGCGTGACGGTTGAGCCGTCAACGCCAAGCCAATCACCGGTAGTACCTTCCGCGAAATCGTCGGTGAAAATATTCCTGACATCATTGCCAGTATTGCCGATATATTCGCGGCAGCCGTTTTGCGCGGCCGCGCAAGTTATGCCCTGGTTGGGCACGGCCTGATAAAGGCAGGCGTTATTATCAGCCGACCAGACTCCGCCGCTTTTACAGACTAGGCATTGCTCGCTGGCATCATCCCAATGCTTGTCAGAGCCAACACAAGACGCGGACGAAAGTATGGCCTCATCAATATTTAAAGCCGTGCGGCGGTAAGGATGGCAATCATCAGAGCAGGCGATGGTGTGGCTATATAAATGGTAAGATAAGCCGCCGTCGCGATTATAAAACTGGCGGCAATCGGCATTATAAGCCGGATCCGAAGCCGGCAGATTATAAATAGCTTCATTGCAAAGCGCGGCATCTGGCGAGCTTAAAGCCGGCTCCTCCGCCATTCCCGAACCGGTCTTATTCAGGCTTTCCACTTTTAATTGGTAGCCGGATTCATCCGAGCCTTCCCAATTGTAAAATTCAGCGCAATTTCCTGCGTTATCAGCCTGCCTAAGGCACTGCCTTAAATAAGTATAATATTCTATGCCTTCGCCGCCCTTAGCCACTTCGTCTAAATTGGTAAATTGATCGCAGCCCACGGCTTCGGCCGAACAGGTTTTGGCAGTTTTAGAAATAAAATAAGCGTCGCGGCTTGAATCAAAAGTGGTCTCTGCTTGAATATAAGTATTATAGCCCACGCATTCAGCCGGGCAGTAATCCTGGGCCGCGGCTTTAGCCGGAATTTTAACGCCGTCCGCCACGCCGGTATAAAGCTCGCAGCCGGCTTCATCGGCCGAGCAGTAGCGGGCGAAATTTTCGCACTCGCTCGGCGGATTGGCGCCGGAGCAATTTAAATATGCCGGCGCGACTTTTTCATAAATCAAAGAAGGCGAAGAAGCAGCGGCATAATCGCTATAAGCCGTAGTCTGGTCGCCTCTTTCCAATTTTATATTATCAATCAGGCAGGACGAAGAGTTAATCGCGAATTTAATTTCAAAAACGTCTATCTCCGGAGAATAAGCATAAGCCAGATTATATCTTAGCCAATCACTGCCGGCATCAAGGTTTGATTGTTTATTTTCAATTGAAAATTTATCACCGGCCGCGCAATCTTTAGCGTAAAATGATAAAACATAATTTTCTCCGGCTAAACTGTAATCGCCGTTGCCTATGGGAATTATCCGGCTGGCCGAACCGTTCATTTTTAGGCTATAGCCTCCCTGATAAGCGTCTAAGTCGGTTCTTGAACCAAAACCTAGCCAATCGCCGGCGGTTAAATCTTTTTCCAGGCCGGAATTAACTAAAAGATTGGCGCCGTTGCCCGGGTTTAATCTAATAAGCTCGTGGCAACCCTCGCTTTCTTTATCGCAAGCTTCAGCCTGATTATTTAGATGAATCTTATTGCCTGAATTATTAGTGCAAGTGAATTTACTGGTAGCTAAACTATAATCTTGGCAATAAGCTAAACAGCCGGCGTTGCCGATATTGCAATTGGAAGAATCCAAAGTATTTTCTAAATAAGAAACCGCCTGGCCGCTTGGACTGCTGAAAGTTTGGCAAGTATTGTTTCTGGGGTCGCAGGCTTTAGAGTTAAAATCCCATTTCCTTCTTTCCTCCGTACAATAGCCGTAAAGCTGGCACGAGCCGTCGTTTTTTTCCTTAATGCAGGACTGCTCGTCCGCGCAATAAGTGTCGTTTCGTAAAACGGATAAACTGCTTTCATAACCTTCGCCCGTAACCGTTTCAGAAATTATTTCCGGCCCGGCGCCTTCTTTTTTGCAGAAATTCTGCGGCGCTTTTAAAACCCAGTTTGGATCAACCAGACCGGCACACCAGCTTTCCGAACAATTAACCAAATCTCTTAAATTTTTCGTGCTGCCAATCTGATTCTGCAAGTCTTTGATTTTCTCGGCCGCTACTTCCCAGCCTACCGGGATAATCCTGAATTTTCTTAAAATCAGCATTGACCGGTAAGGATAGCCTTCATTGAATTTAGGCTCCAGTCCGTCGGAATTAAAACCGAAAATTCCATTAGCGTTTAAATAACCCTGTTCTAAAGCCTGCCCAACCGTCAGCCTTTTTTCAATGGCTTCTCTGAATTTTTCATCTATAACGCAATTAGTCGGCCCGGCTTTATTCGGATCCGGGCAAGAAGCCAATTCGGCTAAAATATCATAATCACCCCTGACTTTAAAACTAGGCTCTATTAAACTCTTCATCCGATTGGCCGCTCCGGCCGCACCTTCGGCTTGGTTTTGCGCGTTAATATCGGCTAAATTGCCGTAGGTTCCCGGGAAAGTGGTAACCAAGCCCTTTTTAAGCCATTGATCCATCAGCCTACCGATTAAAGTGTTAACAAAAATATCAATCGCGTCTGCCGTAATATCCCCGGTATAAGTTAATTCTTTTTTATTAGCATCATAAAATACACTGCCCATTTGCTGAGTCACGGTTAAGCCAGGCGTCTTAATAAATTTACTGATTGGATCAACTACGTCTTTAATGCCTTGATTTTTTTTAGCTTCTTCTAAGGCCAGATTAGCCTGCTTATTAATTTCCGTCTCCATGCCGGTCTGCAAAGTCAAAGCTATGCCTAAATCATTGGACCAAGGATTAAACATGTCTTGAAATTTCGGCAAAAAATTCTTATCTTTGAGCGCCGTATCCCAATTTTTAGTCATTTCCGTAAAAGTACAAGCCGGCTTGGTCGGCCTTTGTGTCTTTTGCAAACCCAGCCCTATTTTAACCTGAACATTAAGATTAGGCTGGCAAACATTAAATTTTATCGCGCCGCTTTTCCCCCATTGTTCTAAAAACGTTCCGGCCGCGTTATCGGCTGCATCTTTTACAACTGTTCCAAAATTTCTGGTTTCAAACATCGGCTGTTGGCCCCAATCTCCGGTAGCTAAATAAGTTGCCGTATCATAAGCTAAATTATTTAAGAAATTTTTTACAGCCGCTTTAAAAGCTATGGCCGCACCGTATTCTTCCGCCCACTTTTGTGCCGTTTTCGCCCAATCAGTTATTTGATCTGAAGCTCTTTCTAAAGCCGTTTTTTCTTCAGCTTTTTTTGTTCCTGAATCACTGGTTTTGATTGATGTCATGGCTCCGTCCTCGCCCAAAAGAGAAGTATCAACTTTGTTGCCGAGCATATCATAAACAGGGTTTTGAGCTAAAACATTATTTGCAATTATAAAAGATAAAAATATGCCAAAAATTGACACTAACAAAAAAGTAAATAACTTATTTTTTTCTTTTACTTGACAAATTTTCATAAATATGATATTATAATATCAATAAATATCGTTCCTAAAATCTAACTATAAAAAAGAGGAGGGTAACATGAAAAGATTATCTTTGAATCTATCGGTAATAGTGATTGTTCTTTTCATTTCTTTTTCTTGTATTTCTTGTAGCCCCATACAAATGGCGGTGTTCGGATTGGATGTTGGTTTAAAAGTATTAAGTTCTGATTCGTCTTCGTCAAATCAGGAAAAGGAGTATACTGGTTCCCGGCACTGGGATCCTGGGAGAAAAAAATATTACCATTATGACGAAAGAGGAAGAAGAATATACTAAAAACTCTCTTCCTCCGACTTCGGCCCCGTGTCCAACCACAAGTTGACGACGGGGCTATTTTTTTACCCATTTTTTTGTTAAAGGAAATCCAGGGAAATTCTATACCCTAAACCCAATCTCAGCGAACCGGTCACAATTTGTGACCTGTTCGTTATTTTTTACTGCCCGCCTAAAGTCTCCTGAAAGCTTTTTAAAAGGTCGGCGTCGCTGATTTTATCCAAAATTTCTTTCTGCATGCCGGCTTGTAAAAGCAGCTGGCGCAAGCTAACCGCGTCAATATTTTTCAAAGCATCAAGCTGGCTACTGCTTAAATCGGCCGAACCGGTAGTAGCCGGCGCGGTCGCGCCGTATTGGTTTAATAAATTATTTAAAGTGCTATTGGATGAAGCCGGCGCGGTAGAGGCCTGATCGCCTCCGCTTTCTTCAATTAAACCGGTTCCGGCGCAAGTCCGTCCCTGCGGACAATTCGGATCAAAACCTTTAGCTATTTCCTCGCCGTCTTTAAAACCGTCCGAATCCGTATCTTCTAAATAAGGCGAAGTATTATAAATATTAAGCTCGTCATAATCGCTTAACCCGTCGCCGTCCGTATCTTTAGTTTTTAAAGCTTCATCGCTATTTTGCTCATCGGTTGCCACTTGATTTTGGCTAGTTGAAGCGTTAAACGGGCCGTAAATATTGCTTCTTAGCTGGGCGAACCATAAAGCCAAAATAAAAACGGCAAAAACCGCCAGGCTCGCGGCCGCGATTTTCTGGTTTTTGTTTAATGGCGGAGGTGATTGTTCAGGCTTTTCCTTAAAATCACCGCCGATTTCATCAAATTGTTCGTTTTCAGGCATGGGGAAAACGTTAAATTTTCAATTTCTAATGCAATTGTCATTGCGAGGAGTCTGTAATCAGGCGACGCGGCAATCTCACAAACTATTAACAGGATAAACCTTCATTTCAAAAACAATCTATAAATTTTAACAAATAGTACGTGAGATTGCCTGCCTACCGGTAGGCAGGCTTCACTCCCTCCGATCGCTCGCAATGACATAGATGGCTAAAAGTCTCTTATTTTCGCTCCTAATTCTTTTTCCAAATGCTTAACTAATTTGCCTTGAGTTTCATCCACTTCTTCCGAAGTTAAGGTGCGTTCGGTTTGATAAATAATATGAAAAGCCAGGCTCTTTTTCTCCGGCCCAAGATTTTCTCCCTGATAGACGTCAAACAGCTCAACTCGCTTGATCAAATCGCTGAATTTTTCAATCTCTATTTTGATATTATTATACAATATTTTTTCGTTTACCACAAATGCTAAATCCCTTAAAGCTTCCGGATGCTTCGACGGCTCTCTAAACTGCTTGACCGGCTTGTTTTCTACTAACTTGAACAGCTCTTTAAAATTAATTTCCGCTATTATGGCGGTTTTTTTCAAACCGAAAGCTCGAGCCAAATTTTTTTCCGCTATTGCTAGGCGGCCGATTAATTTTTTATCCGCGTAAATTCCGGCCGCGGCCGATTTATCCGCCCAGGTCGCGGGCGAACCGTCAATTTCAAACTCCGCGCTTAAATTAAGCGAACTTAATAAATATTCTATTATGCCTTTAAGCTGGC
Coding sequences within:
- a CDS encoding thrombospondin type 3 repeat-containing protein — encoded protein: MPENEQFDEIGGDFKEKPEQSPPPLNKNQKIAAASLAVFAVFILALWFAQLRSNIYGPFNASTSQNQVATDEQNSDEALKTKDTDGDGLSDYDELNIYNTSPYLEDTDSDGFKDGEEIAKGFDPNCPQGRTCAGTGLIEESGGDQASTAPASSNSTLNNLLNQYGATAPATTGSADLSSSQLDALKNIDAVSLRQLLLQAGMQKEILDKISDADLLKSFQETLGGQ